From a region of the Salmo trutta chromosome 10, fSalTru1.1, whole genome shotgun sequence genome:
- the LOC115200796 gene encoding D(5)-like dopamine receptor: protein MEKSDNETAGAETDSSKHSVRALTGCVLFILIVSTLFGNTLVCAAVIKFRHLRSKVTNFFVISLAVSDLFVAILVMPWKAMSEVAGCWIFGSFCDTWIAFDIMCSTASILNLCIISMDRYWAISSPFRYERKMTQRFAFVMIGVAWTLSILISFIPVQLNWHKSVEEKETVDDTNQIDQIEDCNASLNSTYAISSSLISFYIPVVIMVGTYTRIYRIAQTQIRRISSLETAVENAQNNQQATEKTNSLKTTFKKETKVLKTLSIIMGVFVFCWLPFFVVNCIIPFCDVNNLGDRLCVSNTTFNIFVWFGWANSSLNPVIYAFNADFRKAFSAILGCKRYCSSAVEAVHFSNELMSYRHDTTFQNATINASAHCAQRLPMVSHGEDLDLPFDKVSVVSNTSRNQRDLILPAILQLECEAEISLDMIPFPSTGPSECYVFPGQIEDL, encoded by the coding sequence ATGGAGAAATCTGACAACGAAACCGCAGGTGCTGAAACGGACAGCTCCAAGCACAGCGTCCGTGCTCTCACCGGGTGCGTCCTGTTCATCCTGATCGTCTCCACGCTTTTTGGTAATACGCTAGTGTGCGCCGCTGTGATCAAATTTCGACACCTTAGATCTAAAGTGACTAACTTTTTTGTCATCTCCTTGGCGGTGTCGGATCTATTCGTGGCCATTCTTGTGATGCCGTGGAAGGCTATGTCTGAAGTGGCCGGCTGCTGGATCTTCGGCAGCTTCTGTGATACCTGGATAGCTTTTGACATCATGTGCTCTACCGCGTCTATTCTCAATCTTTGTATAATAAGTATGGACCGATACTGGGCAATTTCGAGCCCTTTTCGATATGAGCGTAAAATGACTCAAAGGTTTGCTTTCGTTATGATCGGAGTGGCATGGACCCTCTCCATTCTTATCTCCTTCATTCCCGTCCAACTCAATTGGCACAAGTCAGTGGAGGAAAAGGAAACAGTGGACGACACTAATCAAATCGACCAAATAGAGGACTGCAACGCAAGCTTGAATAGCACGTATGCCATATCCTCCTCCTTGATAAGTTTTTACATTCCAGTCGTTATTATGGTTGGCACTTATACACGGATTTACCGGATTGCGCAAACCCAGATCCGGAGAATATCATCCTTGGAGACAGCCGTGGAAAACGCACAGAACAATCAGCAAGCAACCGAGAAAACAAACTCATTAAAAACAACCTTTAAAAAAGAAACGAAAGTTTTGAAGACACTCTCTATCATTATGGGAGTGTTTGTATTTTGCTGGCTGCCTTTTTTCGTGGTCAACTGCATAATACCTTTTTGTGACGTTAACAATCTTGGTGATCGCCTGTGCGTAAGTAACACCACTTTTAACATTTTTGTGTGGTTTGGATGGGCAAACTCATCGTTAAACCCAGTCATATACGCTTTTAATGCTGATTTCAGAAAAGCATTCTCCGCCATTCTGGGCTGCAAAAGATACTGTTCCAGTGCTGTAGAAGCTGTCCATTTCAGCAACGAGTTGATGTCTTACCGCCACGACACTACGTTCCAGAACGCAACTATCAATGCCTCTGCGCATTGTGCGCAACGCCTACCCATGGTCTCACACGGTGAAGATTTGGACCTACCATTTGACAAAGTCTCCGTTGTCTCTAATACCTCACGTAACCAAAGAGACCTTATCCTGCCTGCAATACTGCAGCTTGAATGTGAAGCAGAAATATCATTAGATATGATACCTTTCCCCTCGACTGGACCCAGTGAGTGTTATGTGTTTCCAGGTCAAATTGAGGATCTGTGA